GATAAAACTGGCATACGAAGCATAGTGAACCgggaaaactaaaaaaaaaaaaatccgggaAAAATCCGGGAAATTAAAAACCTGATTCGAGTGGCCACCCTGGATTCTGATTCGATTCTGAGTGTGTCGTGCGTACTAGTTTGGAGTCGTTATCAAGTCCAAACAGTGGGTGCAACGAGTTTGGGTTAGTAGTGGGACATACGATTCATTTGACGACTCGACCTGGGATTGGGAGCTAGCCAATCGGAATAGATTCTGACCCGTGAGTCCAGCGGATGCGCTAGGTTTGAGTTGGAATCAAATTCGCCCCCTGGATGCAGCGAGTTCTGGTCGGGCCTTGGACTTACTTTGGCCAGATCCAATCCGAACTTattgcaccaacgggtcgaaATCTTGAAGAAATCCTATACTTTCTTGTATTTAACTAACGGGTCGACCCGAATTCGGTACTTACGGTTCCGAAGCTGTAGGGGCGACTCGGTCTTAGTTCGGTGCAGTTTAAGTTCCTTTCTGGCCAGACGAGATTCAGGTGCCCACGCTATTATTTAACCGTCTTCACTTTAAACCCCATCACTGGCCTTTAGGCAGGTGACACACTAATGCCCACGTCCTGCCCACGGTGACTATGGTTGACTATAGTGGAAAGCCGAAGAAAGTCTCCAATTTTGTGAAATAAGAGTGATGGAAATGTAGCAATTAAATCAAAGACTCTATACTATTCACTCCACCAGTCAAAATCGCGAAACTGTGAAGGGGTTAAATTAAACttcaaacttaaaaaaaatattcaaaaaccaacctgtacgacttaacaacatgcccgtcatgggttcaaaatattttagaaCATTATGTACGGTTTTAATGaacaaaattattgttttgaagGTCTTGTTAGTGTAATAGAATTTAGTGATTATTTCTAATCTCAATATTTCCACTTATTATACATAAACCATGGTAAGCAATTGGTTATCCATCCGTGCTATTTGGTTCATCATTTATTGATTATTTCAACATTAACCCCCCACAAAATCCCACGATAAAAATACCCCAATCTGGATAAAACATCATTAacaccattaacattaacatataaaaaaaatcaaagataatctttttgatttgattgctTTATTTGAAGATAACGTTGCATCAGCTTATTGTCATCGCATTGGAATTACCATTGAATTACAATCCGCGTGGGCATTGGGCATATATCCGTCCGCGTCGCGTATCGTACACATTATCCTTTTATCTTATCTACTATGATGTTGCAACTTTGTGCGGTATGTTTCGTTGGAAttgggatgtgtgtgtgtgtgtgtttgttcgtttctttttgttttgtatgtttgtattGTAGATGAACACTTTTCACTGTATCTTTGCTTCAAGATATTTCCTCACATGTGGCCAAATTTCGTCCGTTGTGCTACCCTTAAACGTCACCAGAACGCCCTTCTTGTCGAAGTACTCGTTGATGGGTCGCGTGCACGCGTCGTACACCTCGAGCCGCTTCCGCACCGCCGTCGGAGTATCGTCCGGCCGTTGGCTTAGCGGCTCGCCGGTAACATCGTCCCGGCCCGGTGTCTTCGGATCGTTAAACCCGACATTGTACACCCGGCCGCTAGGCAGATGCACCCAGCGGCTCTGGATACGTTCGATGATCACCTCAAACGGCACGTCCAAATTGATTACCGAATCGATGCGCTCCTGATTCCACAGATCGTCCGCCTGTTCGCGCGTACGGGGGAAACCGTCCAACAGCCACGAGTGGGAGCGTATTTGTTCGAGCTCGCTCAGGATGCACTTCGTTATGTAAATGTCCGGCACCAGTTTGCCTTCCCGGATGTACTTGTCCGCGATCAGGCCCAGTTCCGTGCGCTTTTCGATGTTTGCTCGAAGCAAATCGCCACTGCTGATGTGCTTCAGGCTGAACGCTTTCACGATGCGGCCAGAAACGGTCCCCTTGCCCGATCCGGGGGCTCCCATAATTATGGCACGGAACAACTTTCCACTGGCCATAGCGCTGGTTTGTGCGTTACTTTTGGAGGGAAAACACGTTTAAAATCACGCACGTTTATTTGTCTTAAGATATGTTCACGTTTCTTCACGATCGAGCAACTTTTGAGCAACACACGCTTGACGTCCGGTATCATATGGTTCGCTTTTATCAGTGTACTTTGGAACCGATTTCACCGtctcgtgtgtatgtgtgtgcttggaAAGGcacattgttttgattttgatcgTGCATGTGATTTAACCGATCCACCTATGAGTTACGAGGAGATGCTGTACACAGATTGACATATATTTAGATTATGATTTGTACTATGAgaaacattttcatcaaattcggacataaaaatatgttattttcatttcgctttatttcacatatttttttaGCCGTTTAAGGTTGTCATATAATTTGCTTACAAACTAACGTAATTAGTAACTATTTCATTGACACATTAATTAGTAAAACGTGATATGCGTGGTTCATaagaatttattatttttaaattgttatttttttacattttggatgaaataaattttatgaatttcaTGTCCTATTCATGTgttcattaaatatttgaataataacaacaatttTACAAGATCTATACGTTtgtcataaaatatttaaatgacgcattgtttttttttatttgatgttttaattaaGTTAATTTATTGTGTCTATTATATTcttaatttattaaatattcttgttcttcttctttgggcACAAAAACCGTTGTCGATCGAGCACTTATAGCtaaaattgcttaagcagccaATTTTGGCACCCGaaagatcgctgcttgaattcaccttttgcagtagttaaacagtATCAAAGTTCCAGGTGGTCCTTCTAAATAGCGCTGAAGCTTATGCTAGGGtgccggggattatttttctttgcgaTTTATTGTCAAGCAATGCATcatcaatgaaataaacaacacgatttgttttttttttacttgttttttttttaactctaAAAGATCTTTAATTTTACAGAATTTCACAtagttaacaaaaaaatcataatcacttcactcaatattccttcttcaaTTAACTGGAGCACAAATCACGAGACGGGTTCTGTCTttcacactttcacacacaaaagccACCTTgcagcggaatttggggcaagtgtgccataggggcaagagtgccaccatgcatttttttccatacaaactttatttaaatgatctattgtgtatacagttggttgctttccaatgactaggtataCTGAATTTCATATAGATCAATcaatatttcccattgttttgaaCTTATCTAtgttgagtttcaaaattgagcagaatattatatttttttaatcaaacgaaacaagctctcaaaaatcatgggaacaatcaaccgagaaaatatttacactacCGTAAAGGGGGtggggttagttgaaaaaaaaaatctttttgtcactgaaaattccaatttcaaaaaagttacaactttttgGGCAAAAgagccacctcaatttggggcaagtgtgccaccatctttcataggcgcgagcagtcaaaaatgtaaatattgttGTAGCGTGAAGCGGTATGGTGCGCTATTAGGAGCGAATTACACCCCGAAAAAACAGATCAGCAACAAACCATATTACGATACAGTTTGTGAtgaaaaagggttcattgatGACTCAAGACATGgaggaatacatacactagtgCCACACACGCAAAAAACTCCAACTATGCAAGAAATACGTTTATTTTCACCACGTCTTTccccatacgagtggcactcttgccccatagcccaaaaaaacaatgtctttttggaccctttctaaaacgcttcaaagacagttttgtttgcacttttttcgagcgaaactcatttatgaGTGAGGaaaaagatgtaaaatggCTATGAGActtaaatcggcttttgacaaatacgttttagtgagttataacatgaaatgtataaggtggcacacttgccccaaattccgctaccggtgtcatgcattaaaaagctatgaaGTTACACCAAGTTCGGTTCACGTTCTTAACAAGTTTTAACGTTCCATGGTCAACCTTGCatatagtgctaatcagccacaaagttccaaagagtaccgtgTGCTTGTTACAAAGCTTTATAGTTCCACCAAGTACCGTTTCATCTCTTAATTacccacaaagtacgacatcagaacgatttttcgttaaacaacCCCAAATCTGCTATAAAATACGAGCTGGCTATGTGGGAGGCCTGCCTGTTCCTCTTGTGGGCTCGCctttcaatgacttatttattaccttagcaggatagtcagtcctgcgtACAGGGACACTgttcattcggggcttgaacccatgacgggcatattaTTTAGTCGTTTACGattgtaccacgagaccggctaattGAATATTAGTTTCTACAAAATAAATGATTAAAAGAAGCGTAAACAAAGAAATATTCGAAAATTCGATTTTACTAAATATCTAACCATGGTTT
This sequence is a window from Anopheles merus strain MAF chromosome 3R, AmerM5.1, whole genome shotgun sequence. Protein-coding genes within it:
- the LOC121596965 gene encoding GTP:AMP phosphotransferase AK3, mitochondrial, whose amino-acid sequence is MASGKLFRAIIMGAPGSGKGTVSGRIVKAFSLKHISSGDLLRANIEKRTELGLIADKYIREGKLVPDIYITKCILSELEQIRSHSWLLDGFPRTREQADDLWNQERIDSVINLDVPFEVIIERIQSRWVHLPSGRVYNVGFNDPKTPGRDDVTGEPLSQRPDDTPTAVRKRLEVYDACTRPINEYFDKKGVLVTFKGSTTDEIWPHVRKYLEAKIQ